One segment of Bradyrhizobium sp. WD16 DNA contains the following:
- a CDS encoding GNAT family N-acetyltransferase: MAQANVAQMMANARAAAGLLLPNFAGAAPIELNDTTPPLGRIGALEVRLARRKGEIKRAQKLRYKVFYKDGPAIADAATMLARRDKDAFDAICDHLLVIDHAGKPSLSGKLPVVGTYRLLRQDVAERHGGFYTDNEFAISALVERHRGARFLELGRSCVLPPYRNKRTVELLWHGIWSYVRQHGCDVMLGCASFEGTDPDRLALPLSFLHHHARAPEAWRAGAHPSRRIEMNRMPKEAVNAKAALHELPPLIKGYLRLGAFIGDGAVIDHQFGTIDVLIVLPVSAINSRYIDHFGVDASRHAA; the protein is encoded by the coding sequence ATGGCGCAGGCCAATGTGGCGCAGATGATGGCCAATGCCCGCGCCGCTGCCGGCCTGCTGCTGCCGAATTTCGCCGGCGCCGCGCCGATCGAGCTCAATGACACGACGCCGCCGCTCGGCCGCATCGGTGCGCTCGAAGTCCGCCTCGCTCGCAGGAAGGGCGAGATCAAGCGCGCCCAGAAGCTGCGTTACAAGGTGTTCTACAAGGACGGCCCGGCGATCGCCGACGCCGCCACCATGCTGGCGCGGCGCGACAAGGACGCCTTCGACGCGATCTGCGACCATCTCCTGGTGATCGATCATGCCGGCAAGCCATCGCTCAGCGGCAAGCTGCCGGTGGTCGGCACCTATCGGCTGCTGCGCCAGGACGTGGCGGAGCGTCATGGCGGTTTCTACACCGACAACGAGTTCGCGATTTCGGCGCTGGTCGAGCGTCACCGCGGCGCCAGGTTCCTCGAGCTCGGCCGCTCCTGCGTGCTGCCGCCCTACCGCAACAAGCGCACCGTCGAACTTCTGTGGCACGGCATCTGGAGCTATGTCCGCCAGCACGGCTGCGACGTGATGCTCGGCTGCGCCAGTTTCGAGGGCACCGATCCCGATCGCCTGGCGCTGCCGCTGTCCTTCCTGCACCATCACGCGCGGGCACCGGAGGCCTGGCGCGCCGGCGCCCATCCCTCGCGCCGCATCGAGATGAACCGGATGCCGAAGGAGGCGGTGAATGCCAAGGCCGCGCTGCATGAGCTGCCGCCGCTGATCAAGGGCTATCTGCGGCTGGGCGCCTTCATCGGCGACGGTGCGGTGATCGATCATCAGTTCGGCACCATCGACGTGCTGATCGTGCTGCCGGTCTCGGCCATCAACAGCCGCTATATCGATCACTTCGGCGTCGACGCCAGCCGCCACGCGGCGTGA
- the coaA gene encoding type I pantothenate kinase, producing MDRDREYNPYRVFSRSQWAMLRDDTPMTLAEHEVEALHSMHDRLDLKEVEEIYLPLSRLLSMYVEAERRLFAAQRRFLHIEDRKMPYIIGVAGSVAVGKSTTARVLQALLARWSPRPKVDLVTTDGFLYPNGALEREGLMDKKGFPESYDLPALLAFLSDIKAGRRPVSAPVYSHLTYDIVPGGEIVVDRPDILIVEGLNVLQTGPLPRDGKAVPYVSDFFDFSVYIDADEPVLRQWYVERFLKLRDTAFHDPRSYFNRYAELSDEEATRTALSLWTRINLVNLEENILPTRPRAQLILKKGADHVVETVWLRRL from the coding sequence ATGGACCGGGATCGCGAGTACAATCCTTATCGGGTGTTTTCGCGCAGCCAGTGGGCGATGCTGCGTGACGATACCCCGATGACGCTCGCCGAACACGAGGTCGAGGCACTGCATTCCATGCACGACCGCCTCGACCTGAAGGAGGTCGAGGAGATCTATCTGCCGCTGTCGCGGCTGCTGTCGATGTATGTCGAGGCCGAGCGGCGGCTGTTCGCGGCGCAGCGGCGCTTCCTCCATATCGAGGACCGCAAGATGCCCTATATCATCGGCGTCGCGGGTTCGGTGGCGGTGGGCAAATCGACCACCGCGCGCGTGCTTCAGGCGCTGCTGGCGCGCTGGTCGCCGCGGCCGAAGGTCGATCTCGTCACCACCGACGGCTTTCTCTATCCGAACGGCGCGCTCGAGCGCGAAGGCCTGATGGACAAGAAGGGGTTTCCCGAGAGCTATGATCTGCCGGCGCTGCTCGCCTTTCTCAGCGACATCAAGGCGGGCCGCCGCCCGGTCTCCGCTCCGGTCTATTCCCACCTCACCTACGACATCGTGCCCGGCGGCGAGATCGTGGTCGACCGGCCCGACATCCTCATCGTCGAGGGCCTCAACGTGCTGCAGACCGGACCGCTGCCGCGCGACGGCAAGGCGGTGCCCTACGTCTCGGATTTCTTCGACTTCTCGGTCTATATCGACGCCGACGAGCCGGTGCTGCGACAGTGGTATGTCGAGCGCTTCCTCAAACTGCGCGACACCGCGTTCCACGATCCACGGTCCTATTTCAACCGCTACGCCGAACTGTCGGACGAGGAGGCGACCAGAACGGCCCTGTCGCTCTGGACGCGCATCAATCTCGTCAATCTCGAGGAGAACATCCTCCCGACCCGGCCCCGCGCCCAGCTCATCCTCAAGAAGGGCGCCGATCACGTCGTCGAGACGGTGTGGCTGCGGAGGTTGTAG
- a CDS encoding phosphoribosyl-ATP diphosphatase — protein sequence MARFTIHDLAATVDARAASGGEGSYTRKLLDKGVTHCAKKFGEEAVEAVIAAVEDDRDHFVAEAADTVFHLLVLLKARGVSLGDVEEVLARRTQMSGLEEKAARRRD from the coding sequence GCCCGCTTCACCATCCATGATCTTGCCGCCACGGTGGACGCACGGGCGGCATCGGGCGGCGAGGGTTCGTACACCCGCAAGCTGCTCGACAAGGGCGTCACCCATTGCGCCAAGAAATTCGGCGAGGAGGCGGTGGAGGCGGTGATCGCCGCGGTCGAGGACGATCGCGACCATTTCGTCGCCGAAGCGGCGGACACGGTGTTCCACCTGCTGGTGCTGCTCAAGGCGCGCGGCGTCTCGCTCGGCGATGTCGAAGAGGTTCTGGCACGGCGCACGCAGATGTCCGGCCTCGAAGAAAAAGCGGCGCGCCGGCGCGACTGA